The Centropristis striata isolate RG_2023a ecotype Rhode Island chromosome 1, C.striata_1.0, whole genome shotgun sequence nucleotide sequence TTACAATTAGAGCGCCTCAGATGCTTTTGAGACTGCCAACCTATTGCGTAGACTTCTATTAAAAGCTGAACCGTCaataacttttaattatttctaGTAATGACCGACTCCAAAAATTCTGTCATGTTGATTAAACAGGAGAACAGgaagaagtttattattatgtgcttaacAGTTACAAGAAATAAATGTACTGAGAACAAATGAAACTAGAAGGgcaacaacaactacaaatataatttatgtaaaaaaatctCGATACTCTGAACTCGACTTCCATATAAAGTTGAAGGGGAAGCGCTGCAGCAGGCAGTGAAACTTATGAAACCTTTGGTgcttctttcaaaatgtgtgtgagtgttactCACCCGTATTCGTGTGGTATCCTGATGACTGATGATTTCATCTCCTGGCTGCTCTGAAGGTCATGAGTGATCTCAGAGCGAGGCTCTGTTTTGATTGGCCTGTGTAGGTCATGGATGTCGCTGCTGTGAACTGTAAGGACATAAACGGTTGGTCAATCCTTCTGTGTGGTCAGGATTTATTCACATTAACAAATTTCTAATATTTAATGTATCCAATTAAGACTTAATATGCAAAACCACAGGTCCGAATTTCAacaatttttatcttttttgtctttatttgtctcTCAGATGTAAAATATATTCAGCCGTtaagcagacaaacacacacaaatattaaaatatgtctGTCAGTTATTTAAGCAATTTGTCATTCTCTGTGTGAATCAAATATAAATTCAGAGATGATGACCTCCATCTGACCATAGTAACATAAAAAAAGGCTTCCCTAAGAAACAAGAATCTGCTGAAACAGATAttctaaaaactgattaaataaaaaaaagcacttcCTCATTTTCAGCCCAACACATGTTCATTTAAGGCGATTGTTTTTCTCACGAAATCCGGAAAATACCCAATATCCTATTATTTTTAACACTACATTTGATGATGTTAATGAATTGTTGTGATCCTCtagtttcctgttttttttaagtgttgttACTATATTGTGattattccttttttaaataataaatgataaacaattattgtttgtttcttttgtgtgtgtttttttaatacttaaGCAACACATACAGTGTGACagaacacaattaaataaaacaagaaataataaGGAGGAtcacaacatttattatgaGGGAAAGTGCTGGCTTACTTTTAGAATATTGTTTACACCTTTAAAAAGCTCAAAGGAACTGAATTAAGATTGAGGCAAATATAAATCAAAATTGAAATAAGATAACAGAATAGTTCAGATTAAATGAAGTGTGGCTGTATGAGGTACTTCTCTagagtcagtgtattaccttcaGTCGACAGCATTCTGGACAACCCTGTTTAAATTTATGGGAGAAGAACTGAAGCTGTTTAATGCTCTCTTAAAAATAACCAGACAAAGCAGTAATTTTTGCCTGCCAcctttcagtttgtttgtgttattgtgtgacttggttgtttaaagggttagtttggattcaccaaagtcacaaacTAACACAAACCAACTAAGTGATCAAGGCAACGGGAGACTAGCAAGTCCtctgttctgtgaggtaaaatcactgtttttgtcaatgaagtctggtggATTTGATCAGAACATAAACTTGAACAGATGCTGCCTGATGGCAATGTAATGCTTTGACTTAAACTTATGGTGCCGACCGCcttctactgtaggtaatacaggGACCTCATATgaccccattaaaaaaaaacaggaaaagttgCTTTACCTGTCTTTTGTGCCCTGCTTCGATGATGGTCATCATCGCTGGCGACAGGTGGGTTCATCATTATCGACGGGTGCAGAAGAGGCGAGGagcagaggacagacagaggcaCCATGACCGGTGACACcatgacccctgacccctggaTGACTCCGGATCCAGAGCTGATCAGAGGGGCCACCACGGGGTAAGGAAGGTAGGAAGTGGGCGGTGGGAGAGCGTGGGAGGGGGAGGAGCGCAGATGGGAGTGTGGCGGGGAGCAGCGCGGGGAGGCGCGGCTCGCCGAGCTGTAAGGTGAAGGCGGGGAGCTGCGTGAGGAGGCcggggaggaggcggaggagcagggaggggaggaggaagaagaggtggaggaggaccGCTTGCTGACTGACAGGTCCACGGGCTCCAGCTGGGTGTGTGTGGGGTTGCTGGGGGAGTGGGAGTGGGACTGGGTGAAGGTGTGCACGTGCGTAGGGTGGTAGAGATGGGTTGGGTGGGAGTAGATCACGCCGTATGGCTCCGGGGTTTTAACTAACGAAGAGTAGAATGACtgcatgagagagaaagagaggatgcAGAAGAAGGAAGCAGAGAAGGGGGACAAAGGAGCAGTTAAAAATTTCCGCTCTGCCTTGAATAACACGGAAAACATGTTTCTGCCTCACAAACAACTACAGTCAGCCAAAAAGTTTAAACCCAGCTTAGTTAGGGAGCGGATAACTGttatgtttcagtgtgtgtgtgtgtgttcattagcCGGCTGCCTGGCAGTGTTTGTACCCATTGTATGCAAATGTCCACTGTACAGCAGCCTGTTTGTCCAGGAAGAGCTGGAATGTGGGAACCAGTCTGTCTAGACACGTAgcaggagtgtgtgtatgtgtaagcatgtgtgtgtgtgtgcaggtcagAGGTACTGTATGacatcaaaaacatgtttgggCATGATGggagcacacaaaaacacacacagctacattcacataaacacacacacacacacacacacacacacatggcttACCGTCTCCATGTCTGTCTTCAGAGGGTAGTCATACATCAGCATGGCTGCACAGGCCAGGCTCCTACAAAATAAAGCGCACATATTAGGGCTGGTACAATATCAGGTTTCACTACACAGTTATAGTagccaaaataatttaaaataatattttcgcaatgtgtaaaatatttcattttttatatatcatgGTATTGTCAGTACCGTATGacaccccaaacacacacagccatcAGTACACACACCTAACAGACAACAACACATATGCACActcattttaattgtatttagaCTGAAGTTATACAAAACCAGTGGTAGAAAAATGTAGAAagactccattacaagtaaagaACAGAAGTATTGTCACCTAAATAAGtattaaagtgagaaaaaaatgctttcttgGCAGAAAGAATTAGCACCTATGACTAATGGTCCAGTGATTCTCAACCTGGGAGTCGGGCCTCTCCAAAGGGTCAAAAGATTAATCTCAGGGATGATTTATAAGGTCAGAAGAAACAAAACTTTGTTCAGCTACGTAaattctgtttaattttttaatatatttttccctTTTGCTGTATTTGACCTCTTCGGGCTGTTTAAGTGAAACCATGTGAAACGTTTTAGAGGGGAAGTGTCTCTTTTGTGGCCTCAAACTACAATCTGCTTTTTGTAAAAGGTCAAAAGCCACAAAGGTTGGGAAGTGGTTTAATCTTAATGTGTTCCATTGCATACtctttttaattgtaaaatattaatatgaaaAGTAGGGCTGCCACTTTAAAGTTGATAAATCAACTAATTAGTTTGTTTGGTCTCTGTGgactgagattttttttaatgctttttcatGCTGACTGACTAATTTCCAAGAAAGGTATGACCACGTCTCTggttaagacatttaaagtgtcttttattGCAAGATTCTTTTTGGTGAAATTAAATTTTACAGATCAACTAATCAGTAAGTCAATACAAATCGTTAAAGTGGTAGTCGACTGAGATTTTCTTCAGTGGAGGACATCTGAGTGAAAAGCAACTACAGCTGACTGTCAGAAATAAGGTAAAGAGTACAATATAGAGTGGCATAAGagtgaaatactcaagtaaagtaccttaacccttaatagcgcactcattgaaatacttacaaattccaaatttcaaccctagagaatattggaggatattacatacagccagaatgtgtaaaaaaaaaacataaaaacatacggacccgggtgaggggggtaatattttgagaaaaaagtttatgagatttaaagtggtgaatcttgaggaaaaagttgcttttcccccactttttttcttgtgaatctgcaactttttctcttgtagatttgcaactCTAATCTagaaaatttgcaactttttttttttataaaatgagcTCATGTTTAAGGCaaaagaaaaagcacaaaagaACCACAAAACTGTGTTGAAATGGGTATGCACGCAGACACACATATTTCTAAGAAGTGATGAAAAGTAAATGGTGTAGAGtagagagagaggctggactctggGGAGAGGGTTTGGAGTTAAGTATAGGCCTCGAAATTGTGtctgaaatgtgtgtttctgtgtgtttgagcgTCAGACAATAGCCAAACATATTTTGTCCTGTCAGATTTTAcacatctcctcctccccttcgcTAAATCAGAAGCTCTTCTTGCTCATTTGACAGTCAGACAAACCAACAGACGACTTTACGACGGGAAGTTTTTACGAGACTACGAGACGCTCCCAGGTGTGATGTTTCTAAAAAATTGTCCAGCGTCAAAGACCAGACAATAATAGAATcccacatatttaaaaaatgcgcacacacacacacgcacacgcagacacacacacacacacacacacacacacacacacacacacacacacactaaggtCTGTCAAGTCTTTGGATCAAAAGCGTGTGAGGTTTCAAAGGTGGTTCCAGTTACCTCTGCTTTGAATGGCCAGGTGCAGCTGTGATGACTCCGTGTTTGTGCCTAAACGAGTGTGTTTATGAGcgtgactgtatgtgtgtgtgtgtgtgtgttcaacagAGCATTAAGGCAACATGAACTGTCAAAGAATGTGCCCTGagggagtctgtgtgtgtgtgtgtgtgtgtgtgacctgatTAAAGTCCACAGTCTGGAGACAAGTCAGCCTTTAATTATTAACAAATGGGCAAGAACACAGGCCATCACAcccgagcacacacacatgcacacatgcacgcacacacgcacacacacagaatccaGATGGGGAGAAAACCAATAGGAGAGCAGGATGCTCGCTCGCTGGGTCAGGAAGGGTGTGAACATGACGACTGAAGCCTCACCCTCAGCCTGGCTCCATAGAAACAAAGAGTGTGCAGTCAGAtggggcctgtgtgtgtgtgtgtgtgtgtgtgtgcgtgtgtgtgtacatatgtcTTTGAGGGTGTGTGTTTTCTAATCCTGGTTTGTATTGTGTTGTAGTTCAACTAGAGGTCAAGCAGTTGTTCTTTTGAATCACACAGAGGCGACAGTAAGAACAGGTATGAAGCACAAACAGATAGATCACGAAACAGGAAAAGGACAAAAGAGTAGGTGCGCAGTGAACAGTAAGTACAGAGGACAGGTTTTTTCCCCGACTGGcacaatatttttaagtgttttaaaaaTCATTGCCCATTGTGAAAGTTCCCACACTTTGTGTTCATATCGaaatatataatacagataCTGAAACAGCGAGTGAAACACCTGTGACTCAACCAACGACGGAGACACACTGTGATTGATGGAAAGCACCAGAAAATAGGCCGAGATAGAAGAATCACAGCTTTCAGCCCAATGTTCAACATATATctgaaaaatgtcagaaaatagtgggGGGTTTTAAATGGAGCAGTGAAGGTAATTTCGCAATTAACAGTGCCAGGGCGAGCGTTTTTTCAAACCCATCACTTTGCCCATTAGCTGACGTTTGGAGGAGATCAGAACCTCATCACTGAAACAATCCCAGGACTCATGAGACATTACCCTCATGCTGCTGCCGTCACTTTCCTTGACAGCTCCCCCTTATGGAGAATCTGTAGCCTGATAAACAGAAATGTGTGACTGTGTTAGTTTATGAATGAGTCACTAAGATGTCAAGCAttttagaataataaataaaaggcaCTTTGCATTTGTGGACTCGAGTGACTCAGGGCCTCCTTTCGactctaaaatacagtaaatgcaaATTATGTTGTCGCTGTAGGGCTCAACTGGAGGGAGTCAACGTGATGCTCATCTTTACCTCTGCAGTACGTGCACCTCTATGTTCAATGCTATCTGAGTTATAACGCCTGCAGCATTTGGCACAGACTGAAATCCTCGAAAGAACATACCATTCTCTCAGAGTTCACCTGTCATCCTGTACTCCTCTCACATGCTGCACATATGAAGATAAATCAAAGTTTATTGGGGTAAGTCTGCTCCTGACTGACACCGTTTGGATGCTGGTGGGCACAAAAGATCAGGAGCAGATAGTTCATGCTGTTTTGTTTCAATCTGTCAGAGGTGTACACCAGACAGTCAGTTTACCACACGGGGAAATGAGCAGGCAGCGTGTGACAGCAGGGTGGTGAGAGAAGGGGGAAACAGTCCTTGatgaaaaagacaaactttCCCTCGGGGTGTatcataacaaaataaatacaatgagaCACAGAAACTTTAGACAATCACAGGAAAGAAATTTAATTTAGCGGCACAGCGTCTGCCTCGGTACACCTCCACAAACCGGAGAGCctcaggagagagaagagactcTGCAGCTGGAGCTCGCTGATTTATGTTCGAATCAGTGTTGCATTTAGGGCCGTGGCAATTTATTATTAAGTTGTCTGACAGAAAATTAATCAGTGGCGCCTATTTGGATAAATcgtttaagtcatttttcaagAATAATTCCAAACATTCTCTCGTTTAAGGTTCTCAGTTGTGATGATTTGAtccttttctctgtcttctGTGACGATAAAGTAATATCTTTGGGTTCTGAAATGCTGCTcagacaaaatattaaaaaagatatatttaacTTCTTAAAGCCAACCTGCCAGCTGaccaaaaactgaactgaaagatCTGATTAATGTTTAAACGGatgaacttttgttttttaatataaactCTGAATTATAATTCTGATAcattttgttcttatttttcatttttgcacaGCTGGACACTGTCTGTGACCTACAAAATGAGTAAAGAAGTTACCAATGGATCTTGAACACCAGCCTCCTGGGTCAAAAGCCTTGGTGTGATTTTTTGAGAAGATCTGTACCGAACAACTGTTACTCTTCTTAAGTCTGAGGAATCCGATTTGTAGGCTgggacatctctgcagcacaaTACTTTATCCCCAATGTCAT carries:
- the klf3 gene encoding Krueppel-like factor 3, which produces MLMYDYPLKTDMETSFYSSLVKTPEPYGVIYSHPTHLYHPTHVHTFTQSHSHSPSNPTHTQLEPVDLSVSKRSSSTSSSSSPPCSSASSPASSRSSPPSPYSSASRASPRCSPPHSHLRSSPSHALPPPTSYLPYPVVAPLISSGSGVIQGSGVMVSPVMVPLSVLCSSPLLHPSIMMNPPVASDDDHHRSRAQKTVHSSDIHDLHRPIKTEPRSEITHDLQSSQEMKSSVIRIPHEYGCNNTSVIVHSGAKHPLPAESPDTLKKRRIHRCDFNGCNKVYTKSSHLKAHRRTHTGEKPYKCMWEGCTWKFARSDELTRHFRKHTGVKPFQCPDCERSFSRSDHLALHKKRHLLV